The proteins below are encoded in one region of Alistipes communis:
- a CDS encoding helix-turn-helix domain-containing protein, with translation MMNENNDVFTMEDEPIASVMQDMRKGSKWLSAFLESYRPPLDGERYLTDGEVSELLRVSRRTLQEYRNNRVLPFILLGGKVLYPETGLREVLEANYRKPLE, from the coding sequence ATGATGAACGAGAACAACGATGTTTTTACGATGGAAGACGAGCCGATAGCCTCTGTGATGCAGGATATGCGCAAAGGTTCGAAATGGCTGTCCGCCTTTCTGGAAAGTTACCGTCCTCCGCTGGACGGGGAGCGTTACCTGACGGACGGCGAGGTGTCGGAACTGCTCCGCGTGAGCCGGCGCACCTTGCAGGAATACCGCAACAACCGCGTGTTGCCCTTCATACTTTTGGGAGGGAAGGTGCTTTACCCGGAAACAGGGCTGCGTGAGGTGCTGGAAGCGAACTACCGCAAGCCGCTGGAGTGA
- a CDS encoding site-specific integrase, translated as MKSTFSVIYYLKRQVVKKDGTVPVMGRITVDGSQTQFSCKLTVDPKLWDTKGGRVTGRSTAALEANRMLDKMRVRINRHYQEIMERDNFVTAEKVKNAFLGLEHRYHTLMQVFRQHNEDYEKQVEAGMKAKGTLEKYRIVYKHLQEFLDIRYHVKDIALKELTPAFISDFEMFLRTDKHCCTNTVWLYVCPLRTMVFIAINNEWLTRDPFREYEIKKEETTRSFLTKEEIRLLMDGKLKNAKQELYRDLYLFCAFTGLSFSDMRNLTEENIRTYFDEHEWININRQKTGVVSNIRLLDIANRIIGKYRGLCENGKIFPVPHYNTCLAGIRAVAKRCGITKHITWHQSRHTAATTIFLSNGVPIETVSSMLGHKSIKTTQIYAKITKEKLNQDMENLAARLNGVEEFAGCTI; from the coding sequence ATGAAGAGTACATTTTCAGTAATCTACTACCTCAAACGTCAGGTAGTGAAGAAAGACGGGACAGTTCCCGTCATGGGACGCATCACGGTGGACGGCAGCCAGACGCAGTTCAGTTGCAAGCTGACCGTCGATCCGAAACTGTGGGACACCAAAGGGGGACGTGTCACGGGCAGAAGCACGGCGGCTCTCGAAGCGAACCGTATGCTTGACAAAATGCGGGTACGCATCAACAGACACTATCAGGAAATCATGGAGCGTGACAACTTCGTCACGGCGGAAAAGGTGAAAAATGCCTTTCTCGGACTGGAACACCGCTACCACACGCTGATGCAGGTGTTCCGCCAGCACAACGAGGACTATGAGAAACAGGTGGAGGCAGGCATGAAAGCCAAAGGTACACTGGAAAAGTACCGTATCGTTTACAAGCACCTGCAAGAGTTCCTTGACATCCGCTACCATGTGAAGGACATCGCCCTGAAAGAGCTTACCCCGGCTTTCATCTCCGACTTCGAGATGTTCCTTCGCACGGACAAGCACTGCTGCACCAATACCGTGTGGCTGTACGTCTGCCCGTTACGGACGATGGTGTTCATCGCCATCAACAACGAGTGGCTGACACGCGACCCGTTCCGCGAGTATGAAATCAAGAAGGAGGAAACGACACGCAGTTTCCTGACCAAAGAGGAAATACGCCTGCTGATGGACGGGAAACTGAAAAACGCCAAACAGGAACTGTACCGCGACCTCTACCTGTTCTGCGCGTTCACCGGGCTGTCGTTCTCGGATATGCGCAACCTCACGGAAGAGAATATCCGCACCTACTTCGACGAACACGAGTGGATAAACATCAACCGCCAGAAAACGGGCGTGGTGTCCAACATCCGCCTGCTTGACATCGCCAACCGCATAATCGGCAAATACCGTGGGCTGTGCGAGAACGGCAAGATATTCCCCGTTCCGCATTATAACACGTGCCTTGCCGGTATCCGTGCCGTCGCCAAGCGTTGCGGCATCACCAAGCATATCACGTGGCATCAGAGCCGCCACACGGCAGCCACGACGATATTCCTCTCCAACGGTGTTCCCATCGAAACCGTCAGCTCCATGCTCGGACACAAGAGCATAAAGACGACGCAGATTTACGCAAAGATAACCAAAGAGAAGCTCAATCAGGACATGGAGAACCTTGCCGCAAGATTGAACGGCGTCGAGGAATTTGCAGGTTGCACCATCTAA
- a CDS encoding ATP-binding protein — MDIIGKIIATEKQPSTIEDFTFWTKKDLKLKPFDVVAVEHINNSKTFGVVEEISHMTDSPSALAGFISSDFGDVDSKSYTDRIGMNYVKCKVVGNTAGVYIPVQEGKKVYLATAEEIKMALGLDQVKNPIPAGYIKMYEGKNEQILPVNFNSHFLIGPEGAHLNISGISGLASKTSYAMFLMKAIQDMAMKEKNESVAFIMMNVKGTDLLKIDEMNEREDELKQIKPIYDILGMEMSAFKQVSYYYPYSKDYTAYTYEKRTTIQDRLHTQKAFQYKYLFETDEDKECLDLLFANVDDPNDTIESIINFIISNGGKFNGIGCWDDFRQALLEQTQSQGKSSGAGKEISVLSWRKFYRLFNKSFQKCRQMFTEKLGNDGKSVRLRDKIGQIKKNDIMVIDVAKLDEESQGFVFGDVMRAVYNLKLGPSVRLDEDIPDRIIIFIDELNKYASNDVPNSSPILRQLLDITERGRSLGIVLFGAEQFVSDIRKRVKGNCATQAFGRTNAIEITKEDFRFVPQVYKTMLTRQKQGEYIIQNPVFRSMLNVNFPLPIYKYYE, encoded by the coding sequence ATGGACATAATAGGAAAAATTATTGCTACTGAAAAACAACCTTCAACAATAGAAGACTTTACATTTTGGACTAAGAAGGACTTAAAATTAAAGCCTTTTGATGTTGTTGCTGTTGAGCATATCAATAATTCAAAGACATTTGGCGTTGTCGAAGAAATTTCTCACATGACAGATTCTCCAAGTGCATTAGCTGGTTTCATTTCAAGTGATTTTGGTGATGTTGACTCTAAATCATATACTGACCGTATAGGTATGAATTATGTAAAATGCAAGGTTGTTGGCAATACTGCCGGTGTATATATTCCTGTGCAAGAGGGTAAAAAAGTATATTTAGCTACAGCAGAAGAAATCAAGATGGCGCTTGGCCTAGATCAGGTGAAGAACCCCATCCCCGCTGGTTACATCAAAATGTATGAAGGTAAAAACGAACAGATTTTGCCAGTCAACTTCAATTCACACTTTTTAATTGGGCCAGAAGGTGCTCATCTGAACATCTCCGGTATTTCTGGATTGGCATCAAAGACCTCGTATGCGATGTTTTTGATGAAAGCCATTCAAGATATGGCCATGAAAGAAAAGAACGAATCTGTAGCTTTCATCATGATGAATGTCAAAGGCACGGATTTACTTAAAATTGACGAAATGAATGAGCGCGAAGATGAGTTGAAACAAATAAAACCTATCTATGACATATTGGGTATGGAGATGTCTGCTTTTAAACAAGTGAGCTACTATTACCCTTATTCCAAAGATTACACAGCATACACATACGAAAAACGAACAACGATTCAAGATCGCTTACACACCCAAAAAGCATTTCAATATAAATATCTATTTGAAACGGATGAGGACAAAGAATGCCTAGATCTCTTATTTGCCAATGTAGACGACCCTAATGATACGATAGAATCAATCATCAACTTCATTATTTCCAATGGTGGAAAATTTAATGGTATAGGATGTTGGGATGATTTTAGGCAAGCTCTTTTAGAACAAACGCAGAGCCAGGGAAAGAGTTCTGGAGCTGGGAAGGAAATCTCTGTTCTAAGTTGGCGTAAGTTCTATCGTCTATTTAATAAGAGTTTCCAAAAATGTCGGCAGATGTTTACGGAAAAATTAGGCAATGATGGCAAGAGCGTTCGTTTGAGAGATAAAATCGGCCAAATCAAGAAAAACGATATAATGGTTATTGATGTGGCAAAATTGGATGAAGAGTCGCAGGGATTTGTGTTCGGAGACGTTATGCGTGCTGTATATAACCTGAAACTTGGGCCATCCGTACGTCTGGATGAAGACATTCCTGATAGGATTATTATTTTTATCGATGAGTTAAACAAATATGCGTCAAACGATGTGCCAAATTCGTCTCCTATTTTGCGTCAACTACTTGATATTACTGAACGTGGGCGTTCTTTAGGTATAGTACTGTTTGGTGCAGAGCAGTTTGTAAGCGACATCCGTAAACGAGTAAAAGGTAACTGCGCCACACAGGCATTTGGCCGTACAAATGCTATTGAAATAACAAAGGAAGATTTTCGTTTTGTACCGCAAGTCTACAAAACTATGTTGACGCGACAAAAGCAGGGGGAGTATATTATCCAAAATCCTGTATTCCGGTCTATGCTGAACGTGAACTTCCCATTGCCAATTTATAAATATTATGAATGA
- a CDS encoding ATP-binding protein, which yields MNDKMNTNHPQIGKDVIESLTLGMYEDCRFIYREYIQNAADAVDKAINHNLLKKGEETIHVRIDADERTISVHDNATGIPQNQVMAILRNIAHSTKKRGEDKGFRGIGRLGGLGYCSKLIFETSYYGEPVKSVMTWDADLLKYIINDRENSEEATDVLSKVTKVETEKESIDAHYFNVIMEDVSSDDLLDVESVTDYLSMVAPVDISSSFIFRQKINDFKKENGLTVDTYNIFVNNDQIYKPYTGAIYEDNNGGKKKVDDIIDVKFLMAKDDSGSIIYWGWYSISTLKGQMKPKNLARGIRLRKENIQIGDEEICKKFFTKTEDQRFSFYYFGEIHALSKGLIPNSRRDYFGESKECVEFEQKIRQDFLKLKELCYDAQRLRSSTSTIAKGKELRVTIQNKEKNGYISQKERDDLHRRLEEQEKKEEQAQKLLANVKAKISLKDSPLKAVLEHFETSELIKEKKQLETDSEKSVNETVKETKTRYRTDKPIYSRYSKNEKKLISKIYTAIGNAIADEYLREALISNIEDYITK from the coding sequence ATGAATGACAAGATGAATACAAACCACCCACAAATAGGCAAAGATGTCATAGAATCTTTGACACTTGGAATGTATGAAGATTGTAGATTCATCTACAGAGAGTACATCCAAAATGCGGCAGATGCAGTGGATAAAGCAATTAATCATAATCTTCTCAAAAAAGGCGAGGAGACCATTCATGTAAGAATTGATGCGGATGAAAGAACTATATCTGTTCATGATAATGCGACAGGCATACCACAGAATCAAGTGATGGCCATACTGCGAAACATCGCACATTCGACTAAAAAGCGAGGTGAGGATAAGGGCTTTCGTGGCATCGGTCGTTTAGGTGGCCTTGGTTATTGTTCAAAACTGATTTTCGAAACCTCATATTATGGAGAGCCCGTCAAGTCTGTTATGACGTGGGATGCAGACCTCTTAAAATATATCATCAATGACCGGGAGAATAGTGAAGAGGCGACAGACGTTCTCTCTAAAGTAACCAAGGTGGAAACCGAAAAAGAAAGTATTGATGCGCATTATTTTAATGTTATAATGGAAGATGTATCATCAGATGATTTACTTGATGTGGAAAGTGTCACTGATTACCTGTCCATGGTTGCTCCTGTTGACATCTCATCTTCTTTCATCTTCCGTCAAAAGATAAATGACTTCAAGAAAGAGAACGGTTTGACTGTTGACACATACAATATTTTTGTTAACAATGACCAAATCTATAAACCATATACAGGAGCCATCTACGAGGACAACAATGGAGGCAAGAAAAAAGTCGATGACATCATTGATGTGAAATTCTTGATGGCAAAAGATGATTCTGGCTCAATCATCTATTGGGGATGGTATTCTATTTCCACTTTGAAAGGGCAGATGAAGCCCAAGAATCTTGCCAGAGGCATACGCTTGCGTAAAGAGAATATACAGATAGGAGATGAGGAAATATGCAAGAAGTTCTTTACGAAAACAGAAGATCAACGCTTTTCTTTCTATTATTTCGGTGAAATTCATGCGCTTAGCAAAGGATTAATTCCAAACTCCAGACGGGATTACTTTGGTGAAAGTAAGGAGTGTGTGGAGTTTGAGCAAAAAATTCGGCAAGATTTCCTCAAACTTAAAGAACTTTGTTATGATGCCCAACGATTACGTTCAAGTACATCTACTATCGCCAAGGGGAAAGAATTGAGAGTAACCATTCAAAATAAGGAGAAGAATGGCTATATCAGTCAAAAGGAACGAGATGATTTGCATCGCCGTTTAGAGGAACAAGAGAAGAAAGAAGAACAAGCCCAAAAGCTATTGGCCAACGTTAAGGCAAAGATTTCCTTAAAAGATTCGCCTCTAAAGGCGGTTCTTGAGCATTTTGAAACTTCGGAGCTAATCAAAGAAAAGAAACAGCTAGAGACGGATTCCGAGAAATCTGTTAATGAGACTGTTAAAGAGACTAAGACTCGATATAGGACTGACAAGCCTATCTACTCTAGATACTCAAAAAATGAGAAGAAGTTGATTAGTAAAATTTACACCGCAATTGGTAATGCTATTGCAGATGAATACTTGCGAGAGGCGCTTATCAGCAATATTGAAGACTATATAACAAAATGA
- a CDS encoding radical SAM protein, whose translation MDNTINWKLRSDKIATYIKYRRKTDIDKIGLEDSAYGILLAPWVDYYKDYYHKKVYLKHPKWDWIGVTTLFTFYWSITIETILFAKDLVKDIRNIMVGGVLASIQPKEIEEATGIKPHCGTLHTPYKDIDEDNPYVIDELPLDYSILEEIDYEYVDGRAFFSYATRGCIRKCPFCAVPILEPNFQSYLPLKERIERTRRLYGDQQNLLLMDNNVLASKDLSKIVEDIRSCGFIPGAKYIEPNQYEIAIRNLRLGMNDRGYIRKCWKLLKEINEMRRLSEEVRTYIYRLREENGLLSPITCTKEALIRTYKDFAPYFEKKYANQKGRSRYVDFNQGVDARLFTEDIVSLLAQVPVRPLRIAFDDVKTEKAYTKALKMSVEHGIKDFSNYLLYNFKEHPKDLYHRMRVNVDLCEELNISIYSFPMKYHPIKGEHSHDRDYIGEYWNRKYIRAVQAILNATKGKIGRGVSFFEKAFGRNENEFMELLIMPETFLLFRFFFEYLGYTTEWRKAMLQLSEEEKEEIMPIIFKNNFTDIDSLTDNLKLKQILMFYKNYRADIADPKSELYKLKQEFEKRNRKN comes from the coding sequence ATGGATAATACCATTAACTGGAAATTACGCTCAGATAAGATAGCTACATACATTAAGTATCGAAGAAAAACTGATATTGATAAAATAGGACTTGAAGATTCTGCTTATGGTATTTTACTAGCACCGTGGGTTGACTATTACAAGGACTATTATCATAAGAAAGTATACCTGAAACACCCTAAGTGGGACTGGATAGGTGTTACTACACTATTCACATTTTATTGGTCTATAACTATCGAAACCATTCTTTTTGCTAAGGATTTAGTTAAGGATATACGAAATATTATGGTGGGCGGAGTATTGGCCTCTATTCAGCCCAAAGAAATTGAAGAAGCAACAGGCATTAAACCACATTGCGGAACACTTCACACACCTTATAAAGATATTGATGAGGACAATCCATATGTAATTGATGAATTGCCATTGGATTACTCCATATTGGAAGAAATAGATTATGAATATGTAGATGGCAGAGCATTTTTCAGCTATGCCACACGCGGTTGTATTCGTAAATGTCCTTTCTGTGCTGTACCGATTTTAGAGCCTAATTTTCAGTCTTATCTTCCTCTAAAAGAAAGGATAGAACGAACTAGAAGGTTATATGGGGATCAACAAAATCTCTTACTTATGGATAATAATGTACTTGCCTCAAAAGATTTATCTAAAATCGTAGAGGATATTCGCTCGTGCGGATTTATTCCAGGTGCAAAATATATTGAGCCGAACCAATATGAGATAGCTATTCGTAATCTTCGTCTCGGGATGAACGACCGTGGATATATTAGAAAATGCTGGAAGCTCTTAAAAGAAATAAACGAAATGAGGCGTCTTAGTGAAGAGGTCAGAACATACATTTATCGATTGAGAGAAGAAAATGGTTTATTATCGCCCATAACCTGCACCAAAGAAGCATTAATTCGCACGTACAAAGATTTCGCACCATATTTTGAAAAGAAATATGCAAATCAGAAAGGACGTAGTCGTTACGTTGATTTCAATCAAGGTGTAGATGCAAGGTTGTTTACGGAAGACATCGTTTCTTTGCTGGCTCAGGTGCCTGTTCGTCCATTGCGTATTGCATTTGATGATGTCAAAACGGAAAAAGCATATACAAAAGCGTTAAAGATGAGTGTAGAACATGGTATTAAAGATTTCTCCAACTATTTGCTTTATAATTTTAAAGAGCATCCAAAAGACCTTTATCATCGAATGCGGGTGAATGTTGACTTATGTGAGGAACTTAATATTAGTATTTATTCATTCCCGATGAAATATCACCCTATCAAAGGTGAACACAGCCACGATAGAGACTATATTGGCGAATATTGGAATCGTAAATATATACGTGCTGTGCAAGCTATTTTGAATGCTACAAAAGGAAAGATAGGACGTGGAGTATCATTTTTCGAGAAAGCGTTCGGCCGAAATGAAAATGAGTTCATGGAGCTGTTAATAATGCCTGAAACATTTTTGCTGTTCCGCTTTTTCTTTGAATATCTTGGCTATACAACAGAATGGAGAAAAGCAATGTTACAATTATCAGAAGAGGAAAAGGAAGAGATAATGCCTATTATCTTTAAAAATAATTTTACAGACATTGATAGTCTTACAGATAATCTTAAATTAAAACAAATATTAATGTTTTACAAGAACTATCGAGCAGATATTGCAGACCCCAAATCTGAATTGTATAAGCTGAAACAAGAATTTGAAAAGAGGAATCGTAAAAATTAA
- a CDS encoding IS256 family transposase: MSNSFDFEQFKANAIEQLKAGVPLSGKEGVLAPLLENLLNSALEGEMDSHLEGSEREWGNRRNGHMSKQVQTSMGEVTINTPRDRDGTFDPQVVRKREKILADSLADRIIGLYAIGNSTREISDILEEQFGNRISAETISSITDRVLPEIQSWKPRPLDRVYPIVWLDAVHYKVMDEKNHPVTQAIYNVLALTCEGRKELLGMYISRSEGANFWFGVLTDLQNRGVQDILIACMDGLKGFPDAIASVFPETTVQLCIVHQVRNSIKYVASKNQKEFMRDLKLVYQAVNKDAAEKALDDLEIKWGEDYPIVIKSWRDNWDRLTAYFQYSQHIRRIIYTTNTVEGYHRQLRKVTKNKGVFTSDTALEKLVYLAFTRIRKKWPQPVQNWGQTAQQLAILFPDRFRILA; encoded by the coding sequence ATGAGTAATTCATTTGATTTTGAACAGTTCAAGGCGAATGCCATTGAACAATTGAAGGCCGGTGTTCCTCTTTCCGGCAAGGAAGGAGTATTGGCACCTTTGTTGGAGAATCTGCTTAACAGCGCCCTTGAAGGAGAGATGGACAGCCATCTGGAAGGCAGTGAACGCGAGTGGGGTAACCGCCGCAACGGTCACATGAGCAAGCAGGTGCAGACCTCGATGGGCGAAGTGACAATAAACACACCGCGCGACCGGGACGGCACTTTCGATCCTCAGGTTGTACGCAAACGCGAGAAGATCCTTGCGGACTCACTTGCGGACAGAATCATAGGCCTGTACGCCATCGGTAACAGCACAAGAGAGATAAGCGACATCCTAGAAGAGCAGTTCGGCAACCGCATATCGGCAGAGACCATCAGCAGCATTACGGATCGTGTCCTTCCTGAGATACAAAGCTGGAAACCCCGGCCTCTGGACCGGGTGTATCCCATCGTATGGCTTGATGCGGTACATTACAAGGTAATGGATGAGAAGAACCATCCAGTGACACAAGCCATCTATAATGTACTGGCCCTTACATGCGAGGGAAGGAAAGAGCTTTTGGGCATGTACATATCCAGGAGCGAGGGAGCCAACTTCTGGTTCGGTGTCCTTACGGATCTCCAGAACAGAGGAGTCCAGGATATCCTCATCGCCTGCATGGACGGTCTCAAGGGCTTTCCCGATGCGATTGCAAGCGTCTTTCCGGAGACAACGGTCCAGCTTTGCATCGTACATCAGGTACGCAACTCAATCAAGTATGTCGCCAGCAAGAATCAGAAAGAGTTCATGAGGGATCTGAAACTTGTATATCAGGCCGTCAATAAGGATGCCGCAGAGAAGGCTCTTGACGACCTTGAAATCAAGTGGGGCGAGGACTATCCGATTGTCATCAAGAGCTGGCGAGACAATTGGGATCGTCTGACCGCCTACTTCCAGTACTCACAGCATATCAGAAGGATAATATACACTACAAACACCGTAGAAGGCTATCACCGCCAGCTACGCAAGGTAACCAAGAACAAGGGCGTGTTTACATCTGATACCGCCCTGGAAAAACTTGTCTATCTTGCATTTACGAGGATAAGGAAGAAGTGGCCCCAACCGGTACAGAATTGGGGGCAGACGGCCCAGCAATTGGCTATCCTATTCCCGGACAGGTTCAGGATCTTAGCCTGA
- a CDS encoding plasmid mobilization protein — translation MKGGLGAQPQPLHCRANLRRDVPRGQGDPTKQRYLVRLNEYIAQISRVGNNYNQVVKAINTYLSRNMLPRQIDTLVACTRELKSLSEQVSELTRQLREEWLITVINNKN, via the coding sequence GTGAAGGGCGGGCTTGGAGCACAACCGCAGCCGCTTCATTGTCGGGCGAATCTTCGACGAGACGTTCCGCGTGGTCAGGGCGACCCCACGAAACAGCGTTACCTCGTCCGGCTGAACGAGTACATCGCCCAGATTTCCCGCGTTGGGAACAACTACAATCAGGTCGTCAAGGCGATCAACACGTACCTCTCGCGTAACATGCTGCCCCGCCAGATCGACACGCTGGTAGCCTGCACGCGAGAATTGAAATCTCTTTCGGAGCAGGTGTCGGAGCTGACCAGACAATTGCGGGAGGAGTGGCTGATAACAGTAATTAATAATAAAAATTAA
- a CDS encoding DUF3408 domain-containing protein, whose translation MTKKTVIDEELVRRAIGNTPSILDADPPPFDERIIKTVEDSDEAPQAAERRRRILLPDFERRFMARTEIRFRAAIYVDAETKRKILDVVRKIGPDRMTATSYADNILRWHLETYREEINRLHNDRNSRELL comes from the coding sequence ATGACGAAGAAAACCGTGATCGATGAAGAGCTGGTACGCCGTGCCATCGGCAACACCCCGTCGATTCTCGACGCCGACCCGCCGCCCTTCGACGAGCGGATCATAAAGACGGTGGAGGATTCCGACGAGGCTCCGCAAGCCGCCGAACGGCGCAGGAGAATCCTGCTTCCCGATTTCGAGCGGAGGTTCATGGCCCGCACGGAGATCCGCTTCCGCGCGGCGATCTATGTCGATGCCGAAACCAAGCGCAAGATACTGGACGTCGTGCGAAAGATCGGACCCGACCGTATGACCGCAACCTCCTATGCGGACAACATTCTGCGGTGGCACCTCGAAACCTACCGCGAAGAGATCAACCGTCTGCACAACGACCGGAACTCCCGCGAGCTGCTCTAA
- a CDS encoding helix-turn-helix domain-containing protein gives MKRKKQRRDEILLQKIVLRIKELRSIHGHTQEKLKEATGLNIPNLETGENFPNLTSIAIICRYYNISLDEFFAPMEYPPKKE, from the coding sequence ATGAAACGGAAAAAGCAACGACGCGACGAAATACTTCTTCAAAAAATAGTACTGCGGATCAAAGAGCTCCGTAGTATTCATGGGCATACACAAGAAAAACTGAAAGAGGCAACCGGACTGAATATTCCAAATTTAGAAACAGGCGAGAATTTTCCTAACCTCACGTCTATTGCTATTATTTGTAGGTATTACAATATTTCTTTGGATGAATTTTTCGCTCCAATGGAATACCCGCCTAAAAAAGAATAA
- a CDS encoding beta-N-acetylhexosaminidase, translated as MKRLFVLVCALGLWAAAWAAPEVNIVPKPLNVEMGDGSFTVDAATVVTVGRDASLRSVGELFAAMIEPVTGRAVKVKTAADGAKIDLAVDPELGEEEYVLRVTPAGADVRGGSPKGVLYGLQSLRQLVIEGEGTVPAVTVKDKPYFGYRGAMLDVCRHFMPVEDVKAFIDILAMHKLNRFHFHLTDDQGWRIEIKKYPDLARKGSVRKETLVGNLRTSTEYDGIPYGGYYTQKQIREIVRYAAERHIEVIPEIEMPGHGLGALTAYPWLGCRGENYEVWTRWGISKDVFCAGKDSTFEFLQDVLAEVIELFPSKYIHIGGDECPKARWKECPLCQRRMKENGLKNEEELQSYFMQRIEKWLNDHGRNIIGWDEILQGGISKTATVMSWRGSKGGIAAAKAGNTVIMAPNTHCYLDYRQTQQQEFEPLGQVKYLPMRQVYALDPYEQLTPDERKYILGVQGNLWTEYIPDFRQVKHMLLPRLAAIAETGWAYDRKDFEDFSRRMRQFRKVYDRAGYNYATYFFDGKDE; from the coding sequence ATGAAACGACTTTTTGTGCTTGTGTGTGCATTGGGACTCTGGGCGGCGGCCTGGGCGGCTCCCGAAGTGAATATCGTACCCAAACCGCTGAACGTCGAGATGGGCGACGGCTCCTTCACGGTCGATGCCGCGACCGTCGTCACGGTGGGCAGGGACGCCTCGTTGCGCTCCGTGGGGGAACTTTTCGCCGCGATGATCGAGCCGGTCACAGGGCGTGCCGTCAAGGTGAAGACCGCGGCCGACGGCGCGAAGATCGACCTGGCGGTCGATCCCGAGCTCGGCGAGGAGGAATACGTGCTGCGGGTGACGCCTGCGGGCGCCGACGTGCGCGGCGGTTCGCCGAAAGGGGTGCTCTACGGTTTGCAGAGCCTGCGCCAGCTGGTGATCGAAGGCGAGGGGACGGTTCCGGCCGTGACGGTGAAGGACAAACCCTATTTCGGCTATCGCGGCGCGATGCTCGACGTCTGCCGGCATTTCATGCCCGTGGAGGATGTGAAGGCCTTCATCGACATTCTGGCCATGCATAAACTCAACCGGTTCCATTTCCATCTGACCGACGACCAGGGCTGGCGTATCGAGATCAAGAAATATCCCGACCTGGCACGCAAGGGCTCCGTCCGCAAGGAGACGCTCGTGGGCAATCTGCGTACTTCGACCGAATACGACGGGATTCCCTACGGCGGGTATTATACGCAGAAACAGATTCGCGAGATCGTGCGCTACGCCGCCGAACGCCATATCGAGGTGATTCCCGAAATCGAAATGCCCGGCCACGGGCTGGGGGCGCTGACCGCCTACCCGTGGCTCGGCTGCCGCGGCGAGAATTACGAGGTCTGGACACGCTGGGGCATCAGCAAGGATGTTTTCTGCGCCGGCAAGGACTCGACCTTCGAATTCTTGCAGGACGTGCTCGCGGAGGTGATCGAGTTGTTCCCCTCGAAATACATCCATATCGGCGGCGACGAGTGCCCCAAGGCCCGCTGGAAGGAGTGCCCGCTCTGCCAGCGGCGGATGAAGGAGAACGGCCTGAAAAACGAGGAGGAGTTGCAGAGTTATTTCATGCAGCGGATCGAGAAGTGGCTGAACGACCACGGCCGCAACATCATTGGCTGGGACGAGATCTTACAGGGCGGAATCTCGAAAACGGCCACCGTGATGTCGTGGCGCGGTTCGAAGGGCGGAATCGCCGCAGCCAAGGCGGGCAACACGGTCATCATGGCGCCCAACACCCACTGCTATCTGGACTATCGTCAGACGCAGCAGCAGGAGTTCGAGCCGCTGGGACAGGTGAAGTACCTGCCCATGCGGCAGGTCTATGCGCTCGATCCCTACGAACAACTGACTCCCGACGAACGTAAGTACATCCTCGGCGTGCAGGGCAACCTCTGGACGGAGTACATTCCCGATTTCCGGCAGGTGAAACACATGCTGCTGCCTCGTCTGGCGGCGATCGCCGAGACGGGCTGGGCCTACGACCGCAAGGATTTCGAGGATTTCAGCCGACGCATGCGGCAGTTCCGCAAGGTCTACGATCGTGCGGGCTACAACTACGCGACCTATTTCTTCGACGGAAAGGACGAATAA